A genomic segment from Glycine soja cultivar W05 chromosome 18, ASM419377v2, whole genome shotgun sequence encodes:
- the LOC114396347 gene encoding disease resistance protein RPM1-like, with the protein MAETAVSLAGQQALPKILEAVKMLRDLPKEVRDITDELENFQDFINDADKVAEAEEDDGRRHRIKERVMRLREAAFRMEDVIDEYEYNISCEDKQPDDPRWAALLGEAVAFIKTQILLLQSAYKIQDVKSLVRAERDGFQSHFPLEQRQTSSRGNQDITWQKLRRDPLFIEEDEVVGLDGPRGILKNWLTKGREKRTVISVVGIAGVGKTTLAKQVYDQVRNNFECHALITVSQSFSAEGLLRHMLNELCKEKKEDPPKDVSTIESLTEEVRNRLRNKRYVVLFDDVWNEKFWDHIESAVIDNKNGSRILITTRDEKVAEYCRKSSFVEVHKLEKPLTEEESLKLFCKKAFQYSSDGDCPEELKDISLEIVRKCKGLPLAIVAIGGLLSQKDESAPEWGQFSRDLSLDLERNSELNSITKILGLSYDDLPINLRSCLLNFGMYPEDYEVTSDRLIRQWIAEGFVKHETGKTLEEVGQQYLSGLVRRSLVQVSSFRIDGKVKRCHVHDLIHDMILRKVKDTGFCQYIDGPDQSVSSKIVRRLTIATDDFSGSIGSSPIRSILIMTGKYEKLSQDLVNKFPTNYMVLKVLDFEGSGLRYVPENLGNLCYLKYLSFRYTWITSLPKSIGKLQNLETLDIRDTRVSKMPEEIRKLTKLRQLLSYYTGLIQWKDIGGMTSLQEIPPVIIDDDGVVIGEVGKLKQLRELLVVKFRGKHEKTLCSVINEMPLLEKLHIYTADWSEVIDLYITSPMSTLRQLVLWGTLTRLPNWILQFPNLVQLSLVGSKLTNDAFNSLKNMPRLLFLDLSYNAYEGETLNFQGGGFQKLKRLQLRYLDQLKCILIDRGALCSVEEIVLQDLSQLKTVPSGIQHLEKLKDLYINYMPTELVQRIAPDGGEDHWIIQDLPHVRIWSRGAEEPSHIFGRSHH; encoded by the coding sequence ATGGCAGAAACTGCAGTGTCCTTGGCAGGTCAGCAGGCGCTTCCAAAAATATTGGAAGCTGTTAAAATGTTGAGAGATCTCCCAAAAGAAGTTAGAGACATTACAGATGAACTTGAAAACTTTCAAGATTTCATCAATGATGCTGATAAAGTGGCTGAAGCTGAAGAAGATGATGGAAGGCGTCATAGAATAAAAGAAAGGGTGATGCGGCTGAGAGAAGCAGCTTTTCGCATGGAAGATGTCATcgatgaatatgaatataacatCTCCTGTGAGGATAAGCAACCTGATGATCCTCGATGGGCAGCTTTACTAGGTGAGGCTGTTGCCTTCATCAAAACTCAAATCCTTCTCCTTCAAAGTGCGTATAAGATTCAGGATGTTAAATCCCTTGTTCGTGCTGAAAGAGATGGTTTCCAAAGCCATTTTCCTTTAGAGCAAAGACAAACCAGTTCTAGAGGAAATCAAGATATCACATGGCAGAAACTTAGAAGGGATCCTCTCTTTATTGAGGAAGATGAGGTTGTGGGGCTTGATGGCCCTAGAGGTATATTGAAAAATTGGTTGacaaagggaagagaaaaacgCACTGTCATCTCTGTGGTGGGAATTGCAGGGGTGGGAAAAACCACTCTTGCCAAGCAAGTTTATGACCAGGTGCGTAACAATTTCGAGTGCCATGCGTTGATCACAGTTTCTCAATCCTTCTCTGCTGAAGGATTGCTGAGGCATATGTTGAATGAgctttgcaaagaaaaaaaggaggaCCCTCCCAAGGATGTTTCTACCATCGAATCGTTGACAGAAGAAGTCAGAAACCGCTTGCGCAACAAGAGGTATGTTGTCTTGTTTGATGACGTATGGAATGAAAAATTTTGGGATCACATTGAATCTGctgtaattgataataaaaatggaAGTAGGATATTAATCACAACCAGGGATGAGAAGGTTGCAGAATATTGTAGGAAATCATCATTTGTTGAGGTGCATAAGCTAGAAAAACCTTTAACTGAAGAAGAATCTTTGAAATTGTTCTGTAAGAAGGCATTTCAGTATAGTTCCGATGGAGATTGTCCAGAAGAACTTAAAGATATATCTCTTGAAATTGTTAGAAAGTGTAAAGGTTTACCTCTAGCAATAGTGGCCATTGGTGGTCTTTTGTCTCAAAAAGATGAAAGTGCACCTGAATGGGGACAGTTTAGTCGAGATCTAAGTTTAGACTTGGAGAGGAATTCTGAGTTAAATAGTATAACAAAAATTTTAGGTTTAAGTTATGATGATTTGCCGATCAATCTCAGATCATGTTTACTGAATTTCGGAATGTATCCGGAGGACTATGAAGTTACATCTGATAGATTGATTAGACAGTGGATAGCTGAAGGGTTTGTCAAACATGAAACCGGAAAAACATTGGAagaagttgggcaacaatatTTATCAGGGTTGGTCCGTAGAAGTTTGGTGCAAGTATCCTCATTTAGAATTGATGGCAAAGTTAAAAGGTGTCATGTTCATGACTTAATACACGACATGATCCTTAGAAAAGTCAAGGATACAGGATTTTGTCAGTATATTGACGGGCCTGATCAATCTGTATCAAGTAAGATTGTTCGACGCCTGACAATTGCAACCGATGATTTTAGTGGAAGTATAGGAAGCTCACCCATTCGGTCAATTCTTATCATGACAGGAAAGTATGAAAAATTATCTCAAGACTTGGTAAACAAATTCCCTACAAATTACATGGTACTGAAGGTACTTGATTTTGAAGGTTCTGGTTTACGTTATGTTCCTGAAAATTTGGGGAATTTATGCTACTTGAAGTATTTAAGCTTCCGGTATACATGGATAACAAGTCTACCAAAATCCATTGGCAAGCTCCAGAATTTGGAGACCTTGGATATAAGAGACACAAGGGTGTCTAAGATGCCAGAGGAGATTCGTAAGCTTACTAAGCTACGTCAGCTTCTGTCTTATTATACGGGTTTAATTCAATGGAAGGATATTGGAGGCATGACATCCCTACAAGAGATACCTCCAGTGATTATAGATGATGATGGAGTGGTCATTGGAGAGGTAGGAAAGCTAAAGCAGTTAAGGGAACTGTTGGTGGTAAAATTTAGGGGAAAACACGAAAAGACTTTGTGTTCCGTAATAAATGAGATGCCACTCTTGGAGAAACTACATATTTATACAGCTGATTGGAGTGAAGTAATTGACTTGTACATTACGTCACCTATGTCTACACTTAGGCAGCTTGTCCTATGGGGGACGTTAACAAGGTTGCCAAATTGGATTTTACAGTTCCCAAATCTTGTGCAACTGTCTTTGGTGGGCTCCAAGTTGACTAATGATGCATTCAATTCACTAAAAAATATGCCAAGGTTGTTGTTCCTGGATTTAAGTTACAATGCTTATGAAGGTGAAACTTTGAATTTTCAAGGTGGAGGGTTTCAGAAACTAAAGCGACTGCAACTCAGATATTTGGATCAATTGAAGTGCATCCTTATCGACAGAGGAGCACTGTGTTCTGTGGAAGAAATTGTTTTACAAGACCTCTCCCAACTCAAAACAGTTCCCTCGGGAATTCAACACTTGGAGAAGCTTAAAGATCTCTATATCAACTACATGCCAACTGAATTGGTGCAGCGCATTGCTCCTGATGGAGGAGAAGACCACTGGATCATCCAAGATTTGCCCCATGTACGTATTTGGAGCAGGGGTGCTGAAGAACCTTCGCATATATTCGGCAGAAGTCATCACTAA